The nucleotide window GGAAGGTGCCGTGGCAATGGTTGGTGAATGTGTTATGTACCGGCTCCTGGGGTGTTCCGGGACTTGTTTCCTGCGCGTGATCGCTGTGCAGAAGCCTGCGGGAAAAATGCAAAATGCAGTCTGTGGCCTCCGTTCTCTTGCTAGCTCGGAAGCTTGCCTGTGATGTTTCCGGAGCTCTGGTTTGCGCTTGGTGATATACCCTGTCCCGTGTTTGTGAAGCTGAGGCATGGCAGCAATTGCAAGAGGTGATTTAGCTGGGTTGATATTAGCTTTGAGATCGCATGCAAGCTCATGTGGGGCTAAATCACCTCTTACACATCTTCTAAAGCTAATGCTGTCCCGACCCTCCTAGGTTATATGGGGTTAATAATATTTTAGGAGATGCCCAAGAGGTGATTTAGCGGAGGCATGGCAGTAATTCCGGATTTGGGCGTCGCCACTGTCGACGAGATAGAGATAGCTCGATCCTCCCGCAGCTACACCCTTTGTCGCCCAGACGACATAGCCACCACCGCCTCCATGATGCTCGTCGGAGAGCAAAACATGCCTGACATCCACCGCTAACCCTTAACCTCGCTAGAGAGGAGCATCACCTCATTGTCCCCGGCCTAGTACCTGTTGAAGTCCAACAAGAGCACCACAATGTGGGCATCAAGCGAGCATACGGCTAGGGTTTCTGCATCCCCTCGGTGGCGGCGCCGATTTGTCTCATTTCTTGTGACCTTAGGGTCATGGGCGCATGGTGGATCCTGTCCTTTGCCGGTAAGGAGGCTCTATTTTTATATGTTTCTttgagttttgttagggtttgtgccCTGCTCAGGAAGACGAGACGGCGGGGGCTTGCTGGAGATGGAATAAGGTTTTTCCTGTCAAGCCCCCGCATCGATGGTGCGTCTAGCATTGTTGAAGGGCGTGTGAAGGCGTATTCCGACGGATCTTGCATGACTTGGTCAATGGTTGTCTTTAGTGGATCCGCTCGGATCCAGTTTTTGTTTCGTGTATGTTTGTGTGTGTTCATGTTGGATCCTTCTGATCTACGCTTCTCTTCAGCGgcggcggttgctgttctggtCTGCTAGTCCTATAGGGCCTTGCACGATGACTTCTCAACTGTCTACTACAACAGGTTTTACCTAGTTCCGGCGTGGGAGGGGTGATGACGGTGGTGCGCCTTCGGCTCACTTTAGTGTTTGTAGTCGCCACTGGTGGTCTATGAATTTGGATGCAAATTTTTTTCCGGTGTTTGTTATACTGTTATGTTTGATGATAAATAAATTGGAAGTTTTTTCATTAAAAATGGCATCGAACGATGGACACGGCTACCACCGCAACCGTTGCCGCGTCTTCGACGGTGGCCTTGAGGTCGGAGGCGGCGATGGCTTGTAGTACCATTACCACCTCCTCGGTGTCACCGATAAGGACCGAGAAGTCGGGTGGCCGAGTGAAGCTAAGTTATCATCATGTGATCTCATCATGTACATTTATTTGGCGCTAAAAATAATCATATCATGATAATGGAGATCAAGCAAAGTATGGGGGAACATAATTCTTATAGTACTAATATTCATCATAGCAACAATAATGCCAGTCATTTCAGGATCGAGTTGCGATTTGGCTTGGATGGGGGGATGAGGTGATGAGTATTGCCAGACGAGAATGTAAtctctaagagcatctccaatagaggATGTGGATGTAAAAATAACTAATTTTTGTATTTTTGAGGTTAAAAACCCACTTCCAACGGATGATGTAGATGAAAATTCTTTTACATCTCCTGGCCCAGCAGATGTAAAAAACAACATCTGGAGATGCAAATTCACATCTCCACCTTCAGGAGATGTAAAACTAGCGGTCGAGCGCCAACCGCCCTTCATTTCCTTTCCCCTCCTTCCTCTCTCCGCCAGCCGCATAGCCGTCGCCACCCCGATCGCCTGCAGCACTGCCGCTGCCACTCGCTCACGCCAGATCCGCTCGTCAACCAACCCGCTCGCCCCTCCGCCACCGATCTGCCGCTCTGCCTCGGATCGCCGTTGCGGTTCCCCACTGCCGCCACCAAAATTCGCCACCCCGCCGCCCAGACACTCCTTGACCGCCGCTCCCACGCACAGCCGTCGCACCGCCGCCCCGAATCGCGCCGCGTTGTCGCTGCCCCTATTCGCCTGCCGCCCAACCGCCACCACCCCGTCGTCGCCATGCCACCGAAGAAGCTCTCGAAGAGCAAGACAGGGTTGACGTCGGCCGTCGCTTCTGGCTCGGCAGCTACACCAACGCCAACAAGGTTGCACGTGCCTACGATGTGGCAGTGTGGCGTGCCGGGAGGCCGGAGAGGGACCTCTACTTCCCGGAGATTGAGACCCGGGTGGATGCGGAGTTCCTCGTGCCAGAGGGTATTCATATTGAGGAGATAacgaagaagacgaagaagaggccgACCATTGTAAGTTGCTCCCGGCGACAACAACGAGGCGACGATGGCGAGGTTCGCATGGGAGCATCCGAAGTATGTTCAGGCCGAGCAGGAGTACTTCTGGAAGCGTGAGGccaagcaaaagaagaaggaggATGTGAAGAAGGAAGACGAGTCCAACCCCTCGACGGTGATCCCTGACGAGTCCTCGAAGGCTGACGATGAGGAGTTTTGGAGGCCCTCAGACGAGGATGGCGAGGAGTACTGGATGCCCTCGGAGGAGGACGACTAGTTTGATGGATGTAGTAGTTTGAATTAGTTGTAGTAGTCATTTAATTTTTTATTAGAACTATGTTTGAATTATGTCTCAAATGAAGTAGTTGTTGAAGTTTCTAGGTTTTACATCTCCAATTGGCATCATCTATTGGAGTTGCACTTCTACATCATCAAAATACATCATTTAATGGAGTTGCCTCTTTTTGAAGATGTAAAATGCATTTTTTAAAAATGTAAATTATACGTCACTTAGTTTTACATCTTTAAATTTTGATCATCTATGGGAGATGCTCAAAGTTTTGCATCATCTCcataaaaaaacaaaataaagGCTTCTCATTAAACCTCCACCCGACCCGAGTGGGCGACCccaaaacagcaagcaaaacaaaactgAAGTAAACTGAGCCCGAAGCAAGCCATCACCGCTCCTCGCCGCTCCCTCCCCTCGCAACAGCCGCATTTCAATAGACTGAGTTTTGACAGTTGGGTCAGTAGATCTTGGTCGAAGGGAGAAATAGCTAGATGGGAGGAAGAAGCTCGTTGGGCAGGCTACCCCGGTGTCTATCCTAGGGGTCATGGTGGGACGGtggtgggggcggtggtgggggGATTCGCCGAAGAAAAAACTCGGTGCGGCGGGGCCTAGAGGGGTGGACGGGGCGGTGAGAGACCGACAGTGGGGGGTGGTATCGAGGAGGGCGGGGTGGCGAGGCTGGCGCGGGCGGTGGTGGCTGGCGGTCCGTCCGGTGGTCCGTGAGGGTGGTTGGAAGAAAGCATCGGAAGAAAGAAGATGCGATGTGATCTGTTTTCAGAAACTGCTGGAGGTGGCAGATGACTGCTGGCCGTTAGATTAGAGATCAAGGGCGGAGAACATCGACTGACCCAAATAGGGACTTTCAGTCGACTGGCCCGTAGCCAGTCCCCCTCCCCTCGCCCCCAAACCCTACCGGCGGCAAGAAAAAATGCCGCGGCTGACGCCGGCGGACGCGTCCCTTATCCTCGACCACGTCGTAGGGGACGCGTCCatccccaccgccgccgccaacgTGCTCCTCGCGGGCCTCCCCTTCCCGGACcgccccacgccgcgcctcctccgctcgctgctcctccgccgcctcgccaccGACCCCGTCTCCACCGCCGCGCTCGACTCCCTCCAGCTCCTCGCCTCCCTCCCCGACCCGGACCCCGCGTCCCCCGTCTCCGCCGCgcacctcgccgtcgccgccttCCTCGCCTGCTCGGCGCCCGACTTCGACGCCGCCGCGCGGGCCCTCTTCGCGCGCCCCGGCGGCCGCGCGCGCCGCGCAGTCGACGATGAGGAGGGCGGGGACCCCGCGCTCGCCTCCTCCGAGGCCCTCGTCGTCGCGGACCAGTTCGAGGCCGCCGTCGGGAACGCCTTCTCGCAGGAGGTGCTCAAGGGGCTGTTTGGCGACAGGGCCAAGGCGGAGCGGCGGGTGAGGGACCTCCTGGCGGCCGAGTGGGCCGCGATCGGCCCGTCTCGCCTGGAGCTAGCGGCCGAGCAGATAGTCGGCGACGGCGCCGTCGAGACATGGCGCGCCGCTGACGAGACCGTCCGCGCCAAATACCGCATTCTAGGTGAGCATTCTTCTGCTCTGGCCAACAAAGCACAGCATTTTATTTGACGAGGCTCTGAGACGCAATGATGCGATGAAGTTGCCTATACTATCCCCTGCTCCGTGAAATTCGAGGATCTGCGGAGCGCCTGTTCCCCTGCTCCGCAATTTTTAACTTCAACTCCGCCAGCTCCGGGAGCAGGAGCGTGGAGCGGTGGGATGCCGAACAGGCCTTATATGTTATACTTTTAGCCTTTGACGCAAGAGGCGACAATAGAAAGATAATATCTATCTCCCAGGAGGAACCTGAAATGTAACTCTGGTGAACTTGGTCAGCTAGAGCGTTCATGATTGTCAACCATTGACATGCTTGTGAAATCTTTAATTCTTCATCATTCGTTCCTGTTTTTTTTTTTGAAGCGTCACCGGGAGAGGGGTAACGACCCCTCCACCTGAATTTTATTGCCAAATCCCCAAGAGAGAGGGGGGACATCAGTTTTTACAACACCAGAACACACGCAAATGATAATTTCAGACAGTTCAGTTATTGGAGTATTTAAGAAAATCAAACCAAACAAAAATAGATGTGTTCACATATTTATCCTGTGAACAGATAGACCTCCTACTCATGCACTGTAATTTTACTTCAGGCATGGCACGGGCAAGATTAACAGGCAAGTTGAGCTAGCTACCCATGCACTGTAATTTTGAATAGAAGATTGGATGCTGAAACTAAATCAACTCAAGTGTTCAGCTAGCTACCCATGCACTGTAATTTCCAATGGCACGTCTGAAACATGTTTTCCTACTTTCGTCGCCAGTCATGCATGATCAGCTCAAGTGTTTGCTGTTTTCAGCATGGCAGTACACTATTATATTTATGTGTAGTTATTAGAcctgtactccctccgtaaagtaatataagagcgtttagatcactaaagtagcgatctaaacgctcttatatttctttacagaggtaGTATGTAGCTTCATATATGACTTGTACTTGTACATGTAATCCCTTTATAAATATAAACACCAACGCCACCCTTAGCAGTTGTGCAGTTGACTCAATCTTTGTCTAAACCTAGTCTTTAGTCATGTAACCTTTTGATAAAATTCAGTCTTAGATTTGCTTTGAGGTATAAAATGAGAATAAATACATACCCTACTTGTCAGTTTATGCATTGTTCTTGATTGGGTGTCCACTTGTCAGTTTATGCATTGTTCTTGATTGGGTGTCCACTTGTCAGTTTCAAATTCTTTTACCAAAAGGTAGCTTATTCCAAAATAAAAAAAGATGTTTGATATAAGTTCAGTACATATGTCAAGTAGATGCAGCATGCAGGTATGCCTCGGTGACACTAAATTACAAAATAGATAAACAGATACTCCTCGTGCTACTGATCTTTCTTGTTACTTTGGCTTGTAAGAATGACAGCATTAACTTCACTTGCCGTCTTCAAGCGTTGAGAAACGTCCAGCAGTTCAACATATGGACAGTTTCTTACATCTTCAAAAAACAGAAGGGCTACAGTTTTCTCTATTTCCCCGAGAAAGGCTTGCTGCAAAATTGCCAACATTTCACATAGAGAAGTCATATCATGGCATGGTCTTAAAAATCAGTGGTATTACCAAGAGATATAATAATGGGAGTTTTGATTAATAAAGATTTGAACCCATAGTCCTAACTGAAGTTAAACTGTTAAAGGGATAATTTCAGtagaactcacattttcttcaccTCTTGGTGCAAGTTCTTGAGCAAATTCCAAAGCTTCATTTATTTTTCCCACACGAATCAACTCTATTAGTTTCTGCTGCTGCAGATGGAAGTATAATTGGGGATTTGTTTCCAGAATCCGCATGTTATGATAAGTCAAATTTTAATGAAGGATTTGTAGGAAAATGGATTTCAGAATATACACCTGGATGTGGCCACACCCTATTGTAAAAAAATGCAATTTACAAGCACATTTGCTTCAATTTCTATGTAACCAAAGTCTACAATTTCTATTTTACACAACCTATACACTGTAATTTTCAGCAGAAGATTGGAGTTGAAACTACAACACTCCTTGGGGATGCAATCACAGACACTGGATCACAGATGATGGAGTAAATCACAAGACACAGTAGGCAATCATAGCAAGGACCATAGACACCAGAGAAAAGGGGCCGCACCTTGGGGAGGCAGAGGTGGTCGAGGAGCGTGACGGTTGTGGAGCGGCCGCGTACCGCAAGGGCGGCCATCTGGTGGCTCAATGAAAGCCACATCTCCGAGAAGCCATGGAGGAGGAGGACATCGTTGACCTCAGCGCTCCAGTGCCGCACCTCGCTACCCGTGTCGATGGACTCAGGTTGTGTTTGACTCGCGGAGATCACCATCTTCTCCTCCGGCGTCGCACACTCGAACAGCAGGCCTCTCTTGAGCAGTTCTAGCACCTAAGCTCACAGATCTCGGCGTCCAGGCTCGCACCGCTGGTTTCTTGGCCAGAAACGACCTTGAACTGAAGAAGCCCATGCCGCGCTTGTAGCGGCGGGTGTAACCAGCTGAGGCAGTGGTGCCGAAAGTACAACTGAGGAAGGAAGGCACCGGCCAGGCGGCGGCGATTTGAGGGGAGAGGAGGAGGTGTTGAGAGAGCGAGCGAGTGAGGAAGAAAGACTCGAGACCGAGTGAGGGAGATCTGGGTACATTTTCAGAAGCGAAAAAATAATTTGTAGTGACCGAGCGATTCGGGAAAGGTAGTGCAAATTCCAAAAGTCTTATATTTCGGtatggagggagtatatgtttTACATGCTAGTATAATTTGTCCTGGTTCCATAAATAATTGTTTTGAGCATATTTTGTTTGAGCCACATTTTTGTTTCTAGTGGTGTTTGAGCATGCTAGTATAATTGTTTGAGCATATTCTGTTTGTacatacttggtagattagaccAAGTATAGGCCGTGGATGTTTAATGTTTGGAGTTGTTGTTTGTGCACCTGTCCCCAATAGGACAATGAGTGACCCCTTCAGCCCTTCTCCTGCGTTTCATGGCCCTTACTGCTAAGTCTTTGATGACCAGTGGAACTTTCATTTGGAATTCCTGTTTTCTGGGCCTGTTCTATTCACCACTCATGTGCTTGGAATGGTAGTTGGAATTATTTTACATTGTTGCATTTAGATCCAACCACGCCACAATGTTATTTTATGCCTATCATTGATGGTACAATTTTGGAACTTACAGGTGGGAAAGAAAAAACACGTGAAATTTTGAGCAAAATTGAAGACCGAATTTCAACCCCTCAAGTTCATAAGGTCATACATGACCTGAAATCAAGCTGTGCTGACCTTCATAATGTGGTGGATGATCCATTACCAGCCGCAAAAGCAGCTGCAGATAAGGTGTTGGCTGCAAGGATGGATAAGGCAGTTCATATTAATGATGAAGAATTTAACAATCAGGCTGCGAATTGTAGCATTGCTGGTCCAAGTGCTGTTAATGACCAAGGCGATACATTGAGAAAAGGCACGCCATCAAGTCTTATGGATTGGAACCCTACAGCACAATCTCTTCTTGTGAGTTTCCTTTGTGTATTACTCCCTCTgatccatattacttgtcttagattagacaaatctaagacaagtaatatGAATCGGAGGCAGTATCTGTTTTATGTTTTCTATTATTCTACATATTTCAACCACTTCGATCAAGGAGTTATATCAAATGGAGACAACTGGGTTATCTTAATTATAATTTATCTAGGAAACTAATGCTATCACAACGCCTTTATGATATAAATAGATGCCTTAAAACACCATCTATTTGTTTGTATAAGTTACTTTGATAAGTTCACAATTATTATGCTGCTACTTTTCACTGCCATCTTCAGTTCTGTTGCTTTCTAGAGAAACTAGATAATAGTCTctccgttcacaaatataagattcTTTGAATATTTCAAAATAGACTACATACAGACAGAAATGAGTAaacaaacacactaaaacatGTCCATATACATCCAATTCACAAAAAAGTcagaacatcttatatttgtgaacggagggagtataagttAAAAGTTATGTGGACATATGTTTTTTGGACAGGCTGGTTTCTTATGCATGGCAAACGATTATCAAATCAGCATTTGAACATACAGCAAATATGCATTGGTACTTGTGCGATTGATATAATACTGAACTTTTGTAAGTTAATACTACTTTCTTTGTACAATATATAAGTTAATACTTAATTTATATGATGGCTAATCCTTAGTAAAATGTGATCTTCAGTATTCTCCATGCACATTGGCCAGCTATGTACATCTCCAGAAGTAAACTATGATGTAGTTTAATTAAAAAAAGAAGTGGAATTTTAGTGCTTTGGTGATTAAAGTCTTTTCTTATTATGTAGGACACCCTTCTAGGCATAAGTCCTAAAACATTAGATTTTGGTAACTATGCTCAAAGGGATCTTATTTGCAGTGGGAGGATTCGCTTGATCCTGATGGTTCAAGATCACAATCACATAGACCGCACTTGCCTAGCCCAAGGAGAATACCGGTTTCTCCGTTACAAGTGGCAGAAAACAAAGCTAGGCGTAGAAGGGCAAGGAGGTGGAGCTCAGTAGAAGAAGAGACATTAAGGAAGGGCGTTGAACAGTATGTCTTTTGTCTTGTTGGAATTCGTTATTCGATAATATCTCTTGATTGCTGTTTAAATTTTGTCTCGAAGCCGTAGTTTGTGCCTTTTTCTTTTATGATCCTTACCGCTTCTCCCTTATTGCTGTTGTGAAGATTTGGTAGCAGCAATTGGAAGGATATTTTGATCCACAATCCCGATGCTTTTATTGGTAGAACAACGGTGGGTATTTGAATTTTACACTAAAGAATTTCTTTTTGTGACTGATCTTTCATCTAGTAACCGCCTAACCGGCCGTATTGCAGGTGGACTTGAAGGATAAGTGGAGAAACATGATGAGATAGTGGAGAGACATACTTTAGGGTGGTTCTATATGGTGAAACTGCATGCCTCTTTTACCGATGGAGTAGCTGGATGCAGCTTGTTAATATTTTGTTACATCGCTTAGACGCTTactttttttgtgtgtgtggaaAAGACCTCAGGATAATATTGAAGTTTCAGAAGTAGTGCAAAGCACCCTGAAAGTAAAGAAAAGTACAACGAAGTCCTCAGACCACCCGACGAAGACTACGCACACCAGAGCGGGTTGACGGCGCCCGCCGTCGCTGCCGCTGCTCCCGGAGCCAGCACCACCCTTGTGTAGACAGGCAATATGACGGGCAAATGACACCGGATGCTATTATAGATGTAAAGTCTCTCTTCGGTAATTTAAGAAATGCTTGTTTTTTTTGGTTGTTGTTGAAGTGTTGTGGGGCATTTTCTGTCGTGATGGAATGTTGTCTCTTTTTTTTGAACACAAGTAAGGCGCATTCAGGCGCCAAATTTCATTCAACTCATTTGCAAAATACAGCGTGTATTACAAATCCTTCAACCTGAAAGTTTTGAAGAGAAAGCATAGAAGGACAAGGAGAATGAGCTGAATTTGTACAGCTAAAAACATGTTCTATTCTTGAATTGAGAACCTAGTGAGCACAGTTGTGGGCAATGCTATTGATATTCCTGAGAATGTGATAGATAGCATCAAGTTCACTAGAAGAGTCCTGCAGGAAACTACTTATTTGAGGTCGACATCTTCAAGCAATAGAGTTATCCTTAatattactgaaaaccaccatcTTTGCCAAAGGAAGGTTGTCTGTGAGGAATGACACATTATGGAGTTGTAACCTGCAAGCCACCTTAGCAGCAAATTGAAGGGCCAAGGCTTTAGCCACGAGAGGGGAGTGTGTAGAGTTAGCAGAAGCTTGTATCATGATTTGTGTGTCAAAGTCATCTCCAGGAACAAAAATGAAAATTCCAATTCCTGTAGCTTGAAGATCACTTCTTCCTGGAATGTTTTTGTTCTTTCATGAGGCATCAGAATAAACTTTTGTTCCTAAAATTATCGCATCAGACTTTATAGTTGACCCTTGAAGAGGCTGTCCCATTTGTTCGGAATCTGTAGCCAGAGTAGGCCCAATTCGGTGCCCAGGCTCATCTGCACCCGatcagaaaaaaaaatcaaaataaatactaaaaaaaattcaaaaactcCAATTTTTTTATGTGATAGATAATTGTACGTGTGAGGTTCGCTCCAAATTTCAACTTATTTGGACATTTGAGCAGCTCACACAAAAGAAAATTGGAACTTTTTTACTAtttgtttttaattttttttgttagggggggagggggggtgcAGATGAGCCCAGAAGCAGAAACGCCGCACTCAGGAAGGATTGACTTCCTGCAATCTTTGTTCATAAAAAACCTGCAGAGAAAAGATAGCTAGTGCTGCATATTGCACTTGATGAGGTAGTGAaaatttcctgcaaaaaagaacATCGTTTCTACTATCTctatcccataatataagaacgtttttttacactagtgtagtgtcaaaaaagcttttatattacgggacggagggagtagctttcAATTTTTTGAATATTGTCTTTATCCGAGCATATTACACCTTGCTGTATTGCCACGGTGATGTTCTCAGACAGTGGCGGAGCTACAGCAAGGCCGAATGGGCCGTGACCCGCCCAGCCCATGcgatttttttgtagtgtatacTTACTTTTGAGCCATGAAACACCATCCCAATAGTTCTTTCCTACTGTCGGCCCGCCCAGTTTTCTGGGCCAAGCTCCGCCACTGTTCTCAGATAACGTCGTCCCAACCATGTGTGGATGCCCCCATTTatattctactccctccgtttctaaatatgtCTTTTCTAGAGATTTTAAATGAACCaacacatacggatgtatatagacatgacatattttagagtgtagattcactcattttgcttcatatgtagtcacttgttaaaatctctaggaacggagggagtaacaacTAGGATGCTTACTGCTCACAAAATGGTCATGTTTTTTCCATAGTTTATGCATGTGTACACATTATATATTGTTCTACAACATTTTTTAATCTTTTAAACAACTCAAATGATCAAATTGTTAATTTTCAGAATGAAGTTGGAATAGTGAGTTTAGTCTTTCATGGCCGCCCTTTTTGTAGGCGTGGTCTACTTTTTTTTTCTGAGGTAAGTCTATTTTTTTTAAATTTATTTCCGTGTCTTGGGCATACCTGGCCAAACGGGCCGGCCCAGCCCATCGTAATCTTGCCTGGCCCGACACGGCCCGCCAGGGCACGATTACTATATGTGCCGTGCCGGCCTGCGTGCTGCGTTCCCAGACCCAGGCACGGCCCAATTAGTAAACGGGCCGGCACGTTGGCCCGTTTAGCACGGTGGGCCGCATATTTTCAGTCTATTATCTCACGCACTGAGCATTTTTTAGCCTATTTTTACATGTTGAGCCATATATAAATATAGAAAAACATAAAAAAACTTAATCGGGCCGTGCCGTGTCGGCCCGCATGCCCAGCCTCCAGGCCCAGGCACGGCCCAGGGCGTGCCGCGTGCCGGGCCCGGCCCGTTTAGCCAGTGCCGTGCCTGGCCCAAGGCGGGCCGTGCCGGCAATGCTCACGGGCCAGCCCGAAAAAACCGGCCCATTTGGCCAGCTATAGTCTTGGGATTCCAGGCACCTCTGGGGCTGGGCGGCCCAATTCCTCCAAGCCCGGAGCGGCGAATGCCTCTTTCCGGTGGGCCCTACCCCTATTCCTGCCGAGAACAGCGCCGCTGCTCCACCGCCCGCCGTCCTTCTATCCGGAACAGTAGCCGCCCCGCCGCATCCTCATCCACGACCGTAGCCGCCGTGAAGCCATGCCGCCGCCTCACAGCACACAGCCGCCGTCTCCCCTTCCTCCCCGGCCGCGCCTCCTCCAGAGCCTCGGCTCGTGCTCCAGAAGAGCCGTCAcgtccgccgcctcctccccctcgccctcgccgccggGATGGCCCCGCCCTCTCCGCTACGCCGTCCTCGGCGCCGGCTTCGCGGGGCTCTCCGTCGCGTGGCACCTCCTCAAggtcccctcccctccccctggCCTTATATTTACTTATACACACACAGCTGGGACTGGGAGCATCGCCTGAACCAGCCGACGCTGTCTGGCGTGTCTGCAGCAGAGCCCGAAGGATTCGCGCGTGTCGGTGGACGTCTACGACGAGAACGGCGTCGGGGGAGGCGCCTCGGGGGTCTCCGGAGGGCTTCTCCATCCGTACTCGCCCAAAGGTCTCCTCCATCACTACAACCATTCGACACTGTGTTCCACTCACTATATTGTACGTACGTAGTACAGTTTTGTGTCCAGCTCTAGCATAGGTTTGATAGACACATGGATCTCTTGCTTAACTGCAGCCAAGCTTCTCTGGAGGGGAG belongs to Triticum urartu cultivar G1812 chromosome 7, Tu2.1, whole genome shotgun sequence and includes:
- the LOC125521586 gene encoding uncharacterized protein LOC125521586 yields the protein MPRLTPADASLILDHVVGDASIPTAAANVLLAGLPFPDRPTPRLLRSLLLRRLATDPVSTAALDSLQLLASLPDPDPASPVSAAHLAVAAFLACSAPDFDAAARALFARPGGRARRAVDDEEGGDPALASSEALVVADQFEAAVGNAFSQEVLKGLFGDRAKAERRVRDLLAAEWAAIGPSRLELAAEQIVGDGAVETWRAADETVRAKYRILGGKEKTREILSKIEDRISTPQVHKVIHDLKSSCADLHNVVDDPLPAAKAAADKVLAARMDKAVHINDEEFNNQAANCSIAGPSAVNDQGDTLRKGTPSSLMDWNPTAQSLLWEDSLDPDGSRSQSHRPHLPSPRRIPVSPLQVAENKARRRRARRWSSVEEETLRKGVEQFGSSNWKDILIHNPDAFIGRTTVDLKDKWRNMMR